The following proteins are encoded in a genomic region of Alnus glutinosa chromosome 8, dhAlnGlut1.1, whole genome shotgun sequence:
- the LOC133875601 gene encoding aminoaldehyde dehydrogenase 2, peroxisomal, producing the protein MAIPIPTRQLFIDGEWREPALKKRLPIINPSTEEIIGDIPMATAEDVEIAVDAARRALARNKGRDWALASGAVRAKYLRAIAAKITEKKSKLAKLEAIDCGKPLDEAAWDIDDVAGCFEYYADLAEGLDAKQKAPVSLPMETFKSYVLKEPIGVVGLITPWNYPMLMATWKVAPALAAGCAAILKPSELASVTCLELAEVCREVGLPPGVLNILTGFGHEAGAPLASHPHVDKIAFTGSSITGSKVMTAAAQMVKPVSLELGGKSPIIVFEDFDLDKAAEWTIFGCFWTNGQICSATSRLIVHESIAAEFLDRLVKWTKNIKISDPLEEGCRLGPVVSGGQYEKILKFIATAKSEGATVVCGGARPEHLKKGFFIQPTIITDVTTSMQIWREEVFGPVLCVKTFSTEDEAIELANDTQYGLGAAVISSDLERCDRVSKALQAGIVWVNCSQPCFTQAPWGGNKRSGFGRELGEWGLNNYLSVKQVTQYISDEPWGWYQSPSKL; encoded by the exons ATGGCGATCCCAATACCGACTCGGCAGCTATTCATCGACGGCGAGTGGAGAGAACCAGCACTCAAAAAGCGCTTACCCATCATCAACCCCTCCACCGAAGAGATCATcg GGGATATACCGATGGCTACTGCGGAGGATGTGGAGATTGCGGTGGACGCCGCTCGGAGAGCCCTTGCCAGGAACAAAGGCAGAGATTGGGCCTTAGCTTCCGGGGCCGTTCGTGCCAAGTATTTGCGTGCTATTGCGGCTAAG ATAACAGAGAAGAAATCCAAATTAGCAAAACTTGAAGCAATTGATTGCGGAAAACCGCTGGATGAAGCAGCATGGGACATT GATGATGTTGCTGGGTGCTTTGAGTACTACGCTGACCTTGCTGAAGGCTTGGATGCAAAGCAAAAGGCTCCTGTTTCCCTTCCTATGGAGACATTCAAGAGTTATGTTCTTAAGGAGCCAATTGGGGTTGTTGGGTTGATTACTCCATG GAACTACCCTATGTTGATGGCTACATGGAAAGTGGCTCCTGCCTTGGCTGCTGGGTGTGCCGCAATACTGAAGCCATCTGAATTGGCATCTGT aaCCTGTTTGGAGCTCGCTGAAGTTTGCAGAGAGGTCGGTCTTCCTCCTGGTGTCCTTAATATTCTGACTGGATTTGGCCATGAGGCCGGTGCTCCATTGGCATCTCATCCTCATGTTGACAAG ATTGCATTTACTGGAAGCAGCATTACTGGGAGTAAGGTTATGACAGCTGCAGCTCAAATGGTCAAG CCTGTTTCATTGGAGCTTGGTGGGAAAAGCCCGATTATTGTTTTTGAGGATTTTGACCTTGATAAAG CTGCTGAATGGACTATCTTTGGTTGCTTTTGGACCAATGGTCAGATTTGCAGTGCAACATCCCGCCTTATTGTGCAT GAAAGCATTGCTGCAGAATTTTTGGATAGGCTCGTAAAATGGACCAAAAACATCAAGATTTCAGATCCTCTTGAAGAAGGTTGCAGGCTTGGCCCTGTTGTTAGTGGTGGCCAG TATGAGAAAATACTGAAGTTCATCGCTACAGCTAAGAGTGAAGGTGCAACCGTAGTATGTGGCGGTGCTCGTCCTGAG CATCTAAAGAAAGGATTCTTCATCCAACCTACCATCATCACTGATGTAACTACCTCTATGCAAATATggagagaagaagtttttggaCCTGTTCTGTGTGTGAAAACATTCAGTACCGAAGATGAAGCCATTGAACTAGCAAATGACACCCA ATATGGCTTAGGTGCTGCTGTGATATCAAGTGATCTAGAAAGATGTGATCGCGTAAGTAAG GCTCTTCAGGCAGGAATTGTTTGGGTCAATTGTTCACAGCCTTGCTTCACTCAAGCTCCATGGGGGGGCAACAAACGTAGTGGTTTTGGGCGTGAATTAGGGGAATG